In Gloeocapsa sp. PCC 73106, a genomic segment contains:
- a CDS encoding chaperonin family protein RbcX gives MYPKQVAAETAKVLQSYLTYQAIKTIIAQLAETNPPMALWLTEYSSGNKVQDGEAYLQGLMLEHKDLVIRILEVRENLAEQVLDFLPEMVRQNLQQSGLHNRRQLLERLTRSLPPDSDTPNSNIS, from the coding sequence ATGTATCCCAAACAAGTCGCTGCAGAAACAGCAAAAGTTTTACAAAGTTATCTGACTTACCAAGCGATCAAAACAATTATCGCCCAATTAGCAGAAACTAACCCTCCGATGGCGCTCTGGCTGACTGAATACTCATCGGGAAACAAAGTCCAAGATGGAGAAGCCTACTTACAAGGGCTAATGCTAGAACATAAAGACTTAGTTATACGTATTTTAGAGGTCAGAGAAAATTTAGCCGAACAAGTACTCGATTTTCTTCCCGAAATGGTACGTCAAAATCTACAGCAATCTGGTCTACATAATCGTCGGCAACTTTTAGAGCGCTTGACGCGGTCCTTACCCCCTGACTCCGATACACCGAATTCAAATATAAGTTGA
- a CDS encoding ribulose bisphosphate carboxylase small subunit — translation MKTLPKERRYETLSFLPPLTDQQITRQIDYMIEQGYIPAIEFEENPQPTDHHWTLWKLPLFEARNSQEVINEVRECRSEYPNYYIRVIGFDNIKQCQTVSFIVHKPNSTTNRY, via the coding sequence ATGAAAACATTACCAAAAGAACGTCGTTACGAAACTCTCTCTTTTTTACCCCCTCTGACCGATCAGCAGATTACTCGACAAATTGACTACATGATTGAACAGGGTTATATCCCCGCGATTGAGTTTGAAGAAAATCCTCAACCTACTGATCATCATTGGACTCTCTGGAAATTACCTCTGTTTGAAGCACGTAATTCTCAAGAAGTTATCAATGAAGTCCGCGAATGTCGTTCGGAGTATCCTAACTACTATATTCGTGTCATTGGTTTTGATAACATTAAGCAATGTCAGACGGTTAGCTTTATCGTTCATAAGCCTAATAGCACTACCAACCGCTACTAA